From the Penicillium oxalicum strain HP7-1 chromosome V, whole genome shotgun sequence genome, one window contains:
- a CDS encoding Protein transport protein sec23, whose product MDYEALKDQWSDVEDRDGLRLSWNTFPSSRMEASRLVVPIGAIYTPLKEKPDTPILQYEPVTCKQPCRAVLNPFATVDIRARVWICPFCLMRNPLPPHYKDITEQTIPPELHPTSTTIEYQLARPAPAPPIFLFVVDTCQEEDSLQAVRDSLVMSLSLLPPNALVGLITYGTMTQVHELGYAECAKSYVFRGNKDYNAKQVQEMLGLVGGAPRPGMPPQQPAVRPPLGPAARFLLPVQQAEFQITNVLEQMQRDPWPVANDKRPLRCTGVALSVAVGLLEASFQNAGGRIMAFLSGAATEGPGHVVSPELKEPIRSHHDIDRDNIKYYKKAVKFYDALAKRAANNGHIVDIFAGCLDQVGLLEMKNLVNYTGGHMLLTDSFTASQFKQSFIRVFDKDANDNLLMGFNASLEVLTTKELKVTGLIGHAISLNKKSSSVGETECGIGNTCAWKMCGIDPSSSYGVYFEIANQGGPAAVQAGPQRGMMQFLTYYQHSSGHYHLRVTTVARPLSGPAGDPTLAQSFDQEAAAVLMARIAVFKAEVDDGPDVLRWVDRMLIRLCSRFADYRKDDPTSFRLEKNFTLYPQFMFHLRRSQFLQVFNNSPDETAFYRHVLNHEDAGDSLVMIQPTLDSYSLEVEGSQPVLLDSASIQPAHILLLDTFFHILIFHGETIAEWRKAGYQDQEGYENLKALLEQPKEDARVCSPGFIPDRYAYGLINSREFLGAHCRSLPLPRFIVCDAGGSQARFLLSKLNPSTTHTSGGYGGGVSSQTIFTDDVSLQTFMDHLMKLAVSGTS is encoded by the exons ATGGATTACGAAGCGCTGAAGGATCAATGGAGTGATGTGGAGGACCGTGATGGCCTCAGACTCAGCTGGAACACTTTTCCAAGCTCTCGCATG GAAGCTTCTCGACTGGTCGTCCCTATCGGTGCCATATACACCCCGCTGAAGGAGAAGCCCGATACTCCGATCCTGCAATATGAGCCCGTCACCTGCAAACAACCCTGCCGGGCCGTGCTTAATCCCTTTGC GACCGTTGACATCCGCGCGAGAGTATGGATTTGTCCCTTCTGTCTGATGCGCAACCCTCTGCCGCCTCACTATAAGGACATTACCGAGCAAACGATACCACCAGAGCTTCACCCCACGAGCACAACGATCGAGTACCAATTGGCCCGCCCGGCTCCGGCTCCCCcaatcttcctcttcgttgTCGATACTTGCCAGGAGGAGGACAGTCTACAGGCAGTTCGCGACTCGCTCGTCATGAGTTTGTCTCTGTTGCCGCCGAATGCTCTCGTCGGTTTGATCACTTACGGCACCATG ACACAAGTTCACGAGCTCGGTTATGCCGAATGCGCCAAGTCTTACGTATTCCGAGGCAACAAGGACTACAATGCGAAGCAAGTGCAGGAAATGCTGGGTCTTGTAGGCGGTGCCCCCCGTCCAGGCATGCCTCCTCAGCAGCCGGCGGTGCGACCCCCTCTTGGACCTGCTGCCCGATTCCTTTTGCCCGTGCAGCAGGCAGAGTTCCAAATCACCAATGTTCTCGAGCAAATGCAGCGCGACCCATGGCCCGTGGCGAATGACAAGCGTCCTCTCCGCTGCACTGGTGTCGCCCTGAGCGTTGCTGTCGGATTGCTTGAAGCCTCCTTCCAAAATGCCGGTGGGCGTATTATGGCCTTCCTCAGTGGTGCAGCTACCGAGGGTCCCGGTCATGTTGTTTCACCCGAGCTGAAGGAGCCTATCCGTTCTCACCATGACATCGACCGGGATAACATCAAGTACTACAAGAAGGCCGTCAAGTTCTATGACGCGCTCGCCAAGCGCGCCGCTAACAATGGTCACATTGTCGATATTTTCGCCGGTTGTCTGGATCAGGTTGGTCTCTTGGAAATGAAGAATCTCGTCAATTACACCGGTGGACACATGCTCCTCACGGACAGCTTCACTGCATCTCAGTTTAAGCAGTCATTCATTCGGGTGTTTGACAAGGATGCCAATGATAATCTGCTGATGGGCTTCAATGCCTCTCTTGAAGTCCTGACAACCAAAGAACTTAAGGTCACCGGTCTTATTGGACATGCCATCTCACTTAACAAGAAGTCGAGCTCTGTCGGCGAGACCGAGTGCGGAATTGGAAACACGTGTGCGTGGAAGATGTGCGGTATCGATCCATCTTCGAGTTATGGCGTCTATTTCGAGATCGCGAACCAAGGTGGCCCAGCGGCAGTACAGGCTGGTCCCCAGCGTGGTATGATGCAGTTCCTGACGTACTACCAGCACTCCTCAGGGCATTACCACCTGCGGGTTACCACCGTGGCTCGGCCTTTGAGTGGTCCTGCCGGGGATCCCACTTTGGCCCAGTCCTTCGACCAGGAAGCTGCTGCTGTGCTGATGGCCCGCATCGCTGTCTTCAAGGCGGAGGTGGATGACGGGCCCGATGTTCTTCGCTGGGTGGATCGCATGTTGATCCGACTTTGTTCCCGGTTCGCCGATTATCGCAAGGATGACCCAACCTCTTTCCGTCTGGAGAAGAATTTCACTCTGTACCCGCAGTTCATGTTCCACTTGCGACGAAGTCAGTTCCTTCAGGTCTTCAACAATTCCCCCGATGAGACTGCTTTCTACCGCCATGTCCTGAACCATGAGGATGCTGGCGACTCGTTGGTCATGATTCAGCCCACCCTGGATTCATACTCTCTCGAGGTGGAGGGTAGTCAGCCCGTTCTTTTGGATTCCGCTTCCATCCAGCCTGCAcatattcttcttcttgataccTTTTTCcacatcctcatcttccacggtGAGACCATTGCTGAGTGGCGCAAGGCCGGTTACCAGGACCAAGAGGGCTACGAAAACCTCAAGGCGCTCTTGGAGCAGCCTAAGGAGGATGCTAGGGTATGTTCTCCTGGCTTTATTCCTGACCGGTATGCATATGGTTTGATTAACTCCCGTGAATTTTTAGGAGCTCATTGCCGATCGCTTCCACTGCCTCGTTTCATTGTCTGCGACGCCGGTGGCTCACAGGCCCGTTTCCTTCTATCTAAGCTCAATCCTTCCACCACGCACACTAGTGGTGGTTACGGAGGCGGCGTGTCCTCGCAAACCATCTTCACTGACGATGTCTCTTTGCAGACATTCATGGATCACCTCATGAA GCTTGCTGTATCTGGCACGAGCTAG
- a CDS encoding 60S ribosomal protein L12, with protein MPPKFDPNEVKIIHLRVTGGEVGAQSALAPKIGPLGLSPKKIGEDIAKNTGDWKGLRVTVRLTIQNRQAAVSVVPSASSLVIKALKEPPRDRKKEKNIKHTKSIPFDEIVEIARQMKHRSMAKSLQGVVLEILGTAFSVGCQVDGRSPKDVSDDVKAGEIDVPEE; from the exons ATGC CTCCCAAGTTCGACCCCAATGAGGTGAAGATCATTCACCTGCGTGTGACTGGTGGTGAGGTCGGTGCCCAGTCGGCGCTTGCCCCCAAGATCGGTCCTCTGGGTTTGTCTCCCAAGAAGATCGGTGAAGACATTGCCAAGAACACTGGTGACTGGAAGGGTCTCCGTGTGACTGTCCGTCTCACCATCCAGAACCGTCAGGCCGCTGTCTCTGTCGTTCCCTCCGCCTCTTCCCTGGTCATCAAGGCCCTCAAGGAGCCTCCTCGTGAccgcaagaaggagaagaacatCAAGCACACCAAGTCCATCCCCTTCGATGAGATCGTTGAGATTGCCCGCCAGATGAAGCACCGCTCCATGGCCAAGTCTCTCCAGGGTGTTgtcctcgagatcctcgGTACCGCTTTCTCCGTCGGCTGCCAGGTTGACGGCCGCAGCCCCAAGGATGTCTCTGACGACGTCAAGGCTGGTGAGATCGATG TTCCTGAGGAGTAA
- a CDS encoding GTP:AMP phosphotransferase AK3 — translation MSQTTRQLKKAARIILVGAPGVGKGTQSERLLARFPQLASISSGDLLRENVRRKTPLGLEAEATMQSGNLVPDSMILSLISSELKSKGWLPPSSPSSSPSSSSSSSSSSSPSNESADSSSAPSTPSSTLCPTASFILDGFPRTASQANSLDALVPVNFVVNLVTPPSVILSRIASRWVHEPSGRVYNTDFHAPKVAGRDDVTGEPLTQREDDSIDTWKQRLRKFEETSRALLEHYERRGCLWRVEGNSSDEISPKLFAEIERRFC, via the exons ATGTCACAAACCACCAGGCAGCTCAAAAAGGCTGCACGGATCATTCTGGTCGGTGCGCCGGGAGTAGGGAAGGGAACACAATCCGAGCGACTGCTGGCTCGGTTTCCCCAACTCGCCTCAATTAGCTCCGGAGACCTTCTTCGCGAGAACGTGCGTCGCAAGACACCGCTCG GCCTCGAAGCGGAAGCCACAATGCAATCCGGCAATCTCGTCCCCGACTCGATGATTCTCAGTCTCATCTCCTCCGAACTCAAATCCAAGGGCTGGCTCCCTCCTTCGTCTCCTTcatcctccccctcttcatcgtcatcatcatcgtcatcgtcttccCCTTCCAATGAGTCGGCggactcttcttccgctcCTTCAACCCCCTCATCTACTCTGTGCCCGACAGCttccttcatcctcgacgGCTTCCCTCGAACCGCAAGCCAAGCAAACAGCTTGGATGCCCTTGTTCCGGTGAACTTTGTGGTCAATCTCGTCACTCCACCGTCTGTCATACTGTCTCGAATCGCGTCTCGCTGGGTCCATGAGCCCTCAGGTCGGGTGTACAACACTGACTTCCATGCACCCAAGGTGGCCGGCAGGGACGATGTGACCGGAGAGCCGCTGACACAGAGAGAGGATGATTCCATTGACACATGGAAACAGCGGCTGCGCAAGTTCGAGGAGACAAGTCGGGCTTTGCTTGAGCACTATGAGCGCCGTGGCTGTCTCTGGCGTGTCGAAGGGAATTCCAGTGACGAAATTTCGCCGAAACTTTTTGCCGAGATTGAGCGTAGATTCTGCTGA
- a CDS encoding putative DNA primase large subunit encodes MIRQDAHRIDPKRRATIDHKKRQFATPTYKQQDYPHRLNLYDTPPTAEITLEQFEQWAIDRLKVLAEIEACSYRNKSPAETEAHITPLLQKFLPLSSNTASPNGAADPRLKNERQKDHYSHFILRLAFSATEDLRRRFARAETMLFRFRFQKDDSRERRAFIESLNLDWEPVSEDERNQVAEHLVGATPGLRRVDEETWYKVDWEKVAELVERRSVFMRRGKAYVPGREQLSMIVAEFTARLERSLELTSRALPRLDEDDRLTPILNHLSKNFGSAESVYSEAEGHVDGTAITASSIDSLSQHFPLCMRNLHMNLRKNNHLKHFGRLQYTLFLKGIGLSLEECILFWRQSFKGKTDDEFNSQYKYNIRHAYGDVGGDVNRRGRGYPPYSCQKILGDNNVGVGQAHGCPYRHFSVDNLIGLLQGTGVNDKEVLRGVREDVGKQRYHIACNRVFEWSHKTEIKKVKEDGTWSQADLDTIVHPNTYFKRSYLLKSLAKAPPRGEA; translated from the exons ATGATTCGACAAGATGCGCACCGTATCGATCCAAAGCGTCGCGCTACAATTGATCACAAGAAAAGACAGTTTGCGACACCAACCTACAAGCAGCAAGACTACCCGCATCGTTTGAATTTGTACGATACACCACCTACTGCGGAAATTACCCTTGAACAATTCGAGCAATGGGCGATCGATCGCCTGAAGG TCCTGGCCGAGATCGAAGCATGCTCTTACCGCAACAAGTCTCCTGCGGAGACCGAAGCTCACATCACACCTCTCCTCCAAAAGTTTCTTCCATTATCGTCCAACACCGCGTCCCCGAACGGTGCGGCAGATCCTCGTCTGAAGAATGAACGCCAAAAGGATCACTACTCACACTTCATCCTCCGGCTCGCTTTCTCCGCGACGGAGGACCTTCGTCGTCGATTTGCGCGTGCGGAGACGATGCTTTTCCGGTTCAGGTTTCAGAAGGACGACTCTCGCGAGCGGCGTGCGTTCATTGAGAGTCTGAACCTGGATTGGGAGCCTGTGAGTGAGGATGAGCGCAATCAGGTTGCTGAGCATCTGGTCGGGGCGACTCCAGGTCTACGCCGTGTCGATGAGGAGACTTGGTATAAGGTCGACTGGGAGAAGGTTGCAGAGCTCGTCGAGCGACGGTCTGTGTTCATGAGGCGAGGCAAAGCCTATGTGCCCGGCAGAGAACAGCTGAGCATGATCGTGGCCGAATTCACTGCTCGTCTGGAGCGCTCATTAGAG CTCACGAGCcgagctcttcctcgattGGACGAAGACGATCGTCTCACCCCCATACTCAACCACCTCTCCAAGAATTTCGGTAGTGCAGAATCAGTGTACTCCGAAGCTGAAGGTCACGTCGACGGCACAGCAATCACTGCCAGCTCCATCGATTCCCTCTCTCAGCATTTCCCTCTGTGTATGCGCAATCTCCACATGAATCTGCGCAAAAACAACCACTTGAAGCATTTCGGGCGACTACAGTACACCCTCTTCTTGAAAGGCATCGGTCTTTCACTGGAGGAGTGTATCCTATTCTGGCGGCAATCCTTCAAGGGCAAGACAGACGACGAGTTCAACTCTCAGTACAAGTACAACATTCGTCACGCTTACGGTGATGTTGGCGGAGACGTGAACCGTCGTGGTCGTGGATATCCTCCCTACTCATGCCAGAAGATTCTCGGTGATAACAACGTGGGAGTGGGTCAAGCACACGGATGTCCCTACCGGCATTTCTCAGTCGACAATCTGATCGGACTGCTCCAAGGGACTGGTGTCAATGACAAGGAGGTCCTTCGCGGCGTTCGCGAGGACGTCGGCAAGCAACGATATCATATCGCGTGCAACAGGGTTTTCGAATGGAGTCACAAGACTGAGATCAAGAAAGTGAAGGAGGATGGCACATGGAGTCAGGCAGACCTGGACACTATTGTTCATCCCAACACCTACTTCAAGCGCAGCTACTTGCTCAAGTCATTGGCCAAAGCTCCGCCTCGTGGGGAGGCTTAA
- a CDS encoding putative endonuclease lcl3, which translates to MAGQSKPVRLSPWGSAVAGATGAVLANALVYPLDLVKTKLQVQVKQTKTADGPTDTEHYDGTVDALTKIVEKEGLTGLYSGIAGSLLGVASTNFAYFYWYSVVRTLYMASKKSSANPGTAVELSLGAVAGAVAQVFTIPVAVITTRQQTQPKDERKGLIETGREVVDSEDGWSGLWRGLKASLILVVNPAITYGAYQRLKEVIFPGKNNLKPWEAFILGAMSKALATIATQPLIVAKVGLQSRPPAARQGKPFKSFGEVMRYIIEHEGVLSLFKGIGPQILKGLLVQGLLMMTKERMELLFVLLFAYLQRIRKEKLQKAIDTAAAKAKTSMPATLNWFGVGQPGLHVSAAASHRSSTVLCLELSASFPPPKLGLTSTLLTRLSSPFCRPAGLWADMRWPPWSSESNSDSKPDRDSIVSRISSISSASSDPTSATNNAGSPLDWTAFTESRTIISSLLLTSGILLAVRFHRKYLRRIPDAPSISPSFLRRRSIFGKVTSVGDGDNFRIFHTPGGRLAGWGWLPWKRIPTSKKELRDNTIHIRLAGIDAPELAHFGRPEQPFAREAHQWLTSYLQGRRVRASVYRQDQYSRVVASVHVRRAFDFPPFRQRDVSYEMLKRGLATIYEAKVGAEFGGEKLEQKYRRAEWWAKARSKGLWKDYRHIGSNWESPREYKKRMGMGEPSDAGGKPT; encoded by the exons GGTCAATCTAAGCCTGTTCGCCTCTCCCCATGGGGAAGTGCCGTTGCGGGCGCAACGGGAGCCGTTCTCGCAAATGCACTGGTGTACCCTCTGGATCT GGTGAAGACAAAGCTGCAGGTTCAAGTAAAACAAACGAAGACCGCGGACGGACCGACCGACACGGAACACTATGACGGCACCGTGGACGCTCTCACCAAAATTGTCGAGAAAGAGGGCCTCACGGGTCTGTACTCGGGGATTGCGGGCTCACTCCTCGGAGTTGCGTCAACAAACTTTGCATACTTTTACTGGTACAGCGTTGTGCGTACCCTGTATATGGCTTCAAAAAAGAGCTCCGCAAACCCCGGAACCGCGGTTGAATTGTCTCTTGGGGCGGTCGCCGGAGCCGTTGCACAGGTCTTCACAATCCCCGTTGCGGTGATCACCACCCGGCAGCAAACTCAGCCGAAAGACGAGAGAAAGGGATTAATCGAGACCGGTCGGGAAGTTGTCGATAGTGAGGACGGCTGGTCCGGCCTCTGGCGCGGCCTCAAGGCCAGTCTCATTTTGGTTGTGAACCCTGCGATCACGTATGGTGCCTATCAGCGCCTGAAGGAGGTCATTTTCCCCGGCAAGAATAACTTGAAGCCATGGGAGGCTTTCA TTCTCGGTGCCATGTCCAAGGCCCTGGCAACCATTGCGACTCAGCCTCTGATTGTTGCCAAGGTTGGTCTGCAGTCTCGCCCTCCAGCAGCCCGCCAAGGCAAGCCTTTCAAGTCTTTCGGGGAAGTGATGCGATACATTATTGAGCATGAAGGTgttctttccctcttcaaGGGTATTGGTCCCCAAATCTTGAAGGGTCTGCTGGTTCAAGGTCTCCTGATGATGACCAAGGAGAG AATGGAGCTTCTCTTTGTTCTTTTGTTTGCCTATCTCCAGCGAATCAGGAAAGAGAAGCTGCAAAAGGCAATTGACACCGCGGCGGCCAAGGCGAAAACCAGCATGCCGGCGACTCTCAA TTGGTTTGGAGTGGGTCAGCCTGGACTGCACGTATCCGCGGCTGCCAGCCACCGATCAAGCACGGTGCTATGTTTGGAGCTCTCTGCTTCGTTTCCACCACCTAAGCTTGGCTTAACCTCGACCCTTCTCACCCGTCTCTCTTCGCCATTCTGCCGACCAGCAGGTCTATGGGCAGACATGCGATGGCCACCATGGAGTTCCGAATCCAATAGCGACAGCAAGCCCGATCGAGACAGCATCgtctcgaggatctcgagcATCTCAAGCGCGTCATCCGACCCCACATCCGCAACAAACAATGCCGGCTCGCCCTTGGACTGGACGGCCTTTACAGAGTCCAGGACAATCATCTCAAGTCTCCTTCTGACCAGCGGAATCTTACTTGCGGTGCGCTTTCACCGCAAGTACTTGCGACGCATTCCTGATGCGCCTAGCATCTCACCGTCATTTCTGCGTCGTCGGTCCATTTTTGGCAAAGTCACCAGTGTAGGCGACGGTGATAATTTCCGCATATTTCACACTCCCGGAGGGCGCCTCGCTGGATGGGGCTGGCTACCGTGGAAGAGGATACCCACCAGTAAGAAGGAATTGAGAGACAACACT ATTCACATTCGGTTAGCGGGTATCGATGCCCCCGAGCTGGCGCATTTCGGCCGACCCGAGCAACCCTTTGCGCGTGAAGCCCACCAGTGGCTCACTTCATACCTCCAGGGCCGACGTGTGCGAGCTTCCGTCTATCGCCAGGATCAGTACAGTCGCGTGGTGGCGAGTGTCCATGTGCGACGGGCTTTTGATTTCCCACCTTTCCGCCAGCGGGATGTCTCATATGAAATGCTGAAGCGTGGACTGGCCACGATATACGAAGCAAAAGTCGGCGCCGAGTTTGGAGGCGAGAAGTTGGAGCAGAAATATCGCCGTGCGGAATGGTGGGCAAAGGCACGGTCCAAGGGTCTCTGGAAGGACTATCGTCATATAGGGTCGAATTGGGAGAGTCCTCGAGAGTACAAGAAGCGGATGGGGATGGGTGAGCCATCTGACGCTGGTGGAAAACCTACTTGA